A single window of Colletotrichum higginsianum IMI 349063 chromosome 8, whole genome shotgun sequence DNA harbors:
- a CDS encoding Chitin synthase activator, producing the protein MPQFGATFVPGGFDDYYMPEVVAPSPQRVTPQVPQNMQNDLQRMELEAREVDPNRTSSSITNRHGREPSLSSVLKPPVPGAPTLPPKGHADPPTGAPSSDSYTAFHENSASGNHHKMRPSAAPSFSPFPKVKGDNIPPTDEEKEEILWNAREHVLHSNNVSMQLSWARDTLAWAEIVMEARARDPDSGRQTPKVEHELRADAINIVNYLVGQEHPEALFMKAKWLEFGKFGCRPDKRDAYTKYQRAAELGYARAEYRLGMLFENSNDYNKAVEHYYLGVRLKDSAAMYRLGMMNLLGQHGHPKDYQRGLDLIREAADLSDEDAPQGSYVYGMLLAKDLPDIDVPEALLPADLTLAKMYIEKAAYLGFAKAQLKIGQAYELCQLGCDFNPAYSLHYYGLAAQQGQPEASLGVSRWFLFGYEGIFNKNEQLAFKYAQDAANAKLPTGEFAMGYYYEIGVYVPKDLRQARFWYEAAADHGNKDARGRLDALDHEKSLTKADHETTTLTRIKSQHGSQRGRRPDRFKAQPTTMATVSESAPVTPTDTHPGYPGGSARTSPHPSPRAHPSPGQDHVDYPDPARPNSMGNRPSAFTVNLDSNLAIRPKSAAPYPEDDRPAPLNLSRPKSTAPYPDDDLHGRGPGPQLSPHYNTGGRPPAGPHSDRPGSAFGIRTGPGGPPGPPGNVRASQSMGNMIPPAGSDPRARVPVGPPSGYRQPSPGPAARPSTTQPYPMSGGLPPNPATNRLTKQNPYANPQPSPPFQQGNYGPGDYGQPAPLPSQPGGFGPRTSSIPPEQHGGYGRGGGAVPQRIDSMPLSPSGQSRPPQAGTGPAGAPRPFPNRPDLAEQPGRTGSAPPSSQPRPQQKPSPAPSAQTVPPPKKQAAGQGPSTFEEMGIPKGKDDSDCIVM; encoded by the exons ATGCCACAATTCGGCGCAACATTCGTTCCTGGAGGGTTCGACGACTATTACATGCCCGAGGTCGTTGCACCTTCGCCTCAGCG TGTGACGCCCCAAGTCCCCCAGAACATGCAAAACGACCTTCAGCGTATGGAACTTGAAGCCCGCGAAGTCGATCCGAACCGAACCTCGTCCAGCATCACCAACCGCCACGGCCGAGAGCCGTCGCTATCCTCGGTCCTCAAGCCCCCCGTCCCTGGCGCGCCGACTTTGCCACCGAAAGGACACGCCGACCCGCCAACCGGTGCACCCTCATCCGACTCCTACACAGCCTTCCACGAGAACAGCGCGAGCGGCAATCACCACAAGATGCGGCCCAGCGCGGCGCCCTCgttctctcccttccccaaAGTCAAGGGCGACAACATACCCCCGACcgacgaggaaaaggaggagatCCTGTGGAACGCCCGCGAACATGTCCTGCACTCTAACAACGTCTCCATGCAGCTGTCGTGGGCCCGCGACACCTTGGCCTGGGCCGAGATCGTCATGGAGGCAAGAGCCAGAGACCCTGACAGCGGCCGCCAGACACCAAAGGTCGAGCACGAGTTgcgcgccgacgccatcaacaTCGTCAACTACCTCGTGGGCCAAGAGCATCCCGAGGCACTCTTTATGAAGGCAAAATGGCTCGAGTTTGGCAAGTTTGGCTGCCGGCCAGACAAGCGAGATGCGTACACAAAGTACCAGCGCGCTGCTGAGCTAGGCTACGCGCGTGCTGAGTACCGCCTGGGCATGCTCTTTGAGAACTCGAACGATTACAACAAGGCTGTTGAGCACTACTACCTTGGTGTGCGACTCAAGGACTCGGCGGCTATGTACCGCCTGGGTATGATGAATCTCCTCGGTCAACACGGCCATCCGAAAGACTACCAGCGTGGTCTGGACCTTATTAGGGAAGCCGCAGACCTTTCGGACGAGGATGCGCCCCAGGGCTCCTATGTGTACGGAATGCTCCTTGCCAAGGACCTTCCCGACATTGACGTCCCCGAAGCACTACTGCCCGCCGACTTGACGCTGGCCAAGATGTACATTGAGAAGGCTGCCTACCTTGGATTTGCCAAGGCTCAGTTGAAGATTGGCCAAGCTTACGAGCTCTGTCAGCTTGGGTGCGACTTCAACCCTGCTTACTCACTCCACTActacggcctcgccgcccagcaaGGCCAGCCCGAGGCATCGCTTGGTGTCAGTCGATGGTTTCTGTTCGGATACGAGGGTATTTTCAATAAGAACGAGCAGCTTGCGTTCAAGTACGCTCAGGATGCGGCCAACGCAAAGTTGCCGACGGGCGAGTTCGCAATGGGCTACTACTACGAGATTGGCGTATACGTACCTAAGGACTTGCGTCAAGCCCGGTTCTGGTACGAGGCTGCCGCTGACCACGGCAACAAGGATGCCAGAGGCCGACTTGATGCTTTGGATCACGAGAAGAGCCTAACCAAGGCCGACCACGAGACTACAACACTCACGAGAATCAAGTCGCAGCATGGGTCCCAGCGTGGCAGGCGACCCGACCGCTTCAAGGCGCAGCCAACCACAATGGCCACTGTTTCGGAGAGCGCGCCGGTCACTCCCACCGACACACACCCCGGATATCCGGGTGGTTCGGCCAGAACGTCACCTCACCCGTCTCCGAGAGCACACCCCTCGCCCGGGCAAGACCACGTTGACTATCCCGACCCGGCCCGGCCCAATAGTATGGGCAACAGGCCATCCGCGTTCACTGTCAACCTTGATTCCAACTTGGCAATCCGCCCCAAGTCGGCCGCTCCTTACCCTGAAGACGACCGGCCCGCGCCGCTTAACCTCAGCAGACCGAAGTCGACGGCCCCTTACCCTGATGACGACCTCCATGGTCGGGGCCCAGGGCCTCAGTTGTCTCCCCACTATAACACTGGTGGCCGCCCTCCCGCCGGCCCCCACTCGGATCGACCCGGAAGCGCTTTTGGGATCCGCACCGGGCCTGGCGGCCCTCCGGGACCCCCAGGCAACGTTCGTGCTTCGCAGTCGATGGGCAACATGATCCCCCCCGCCGGCTCAGACCCGCGCGCTCGTGTGCCAGTCGGACCGCCTTCCGGATATcgccagcccagcccaggACCGGCAGCCCGACCGTCCACGACACAGCCGTACCCCATGTCAGGCGGCCTTCCTCCCAACCCTGCCACAAACAGGCTTACCAAGCAGAACCCGTACGCCAATCCTCAACCCTCGCCGCCATTCCAGCAAGGGAACTACGGACCGGGCGATTATGGCCAGCCTGCACCGTTGCCGTCGCAGCCTGGAGGGTTTGGCCCGAGGACATCATCTATCCCACCCGAGCAGCACGGAGGGTACGGTAGAGGCGGTGGAGCGGTACCTCAGCGCATCGACTCGATGCCGCTTAGCCCTTCTGGCCAGTCGCGTCCTCCCCAAGCTGGCACCGGGCCGGCTGGTGCGCCAAGGCCTTTTCCAAACCGGCCAGACCTTGCGGAGCAGCCCGGTCGCACGGGCAGTGCGCCACCGTCATCGCAGCCGCGACCCCAGCAGAAGCCTAGCCCTGCTCCCAGCGCCCAAACGGTGCCTCCTCCGAAGAAACAAGCGGCAGGCCAAGGACCTTCGACGTTCGAGGAGATGGGGATTcccaagggcaaggatgATTCGGACTGC ATCGTGATGTAA
- a CDS encoding Aldehyde reductase II, with protein sequence MSDPPRESSPALPLGSRIVITGANGFIASHIADQLLARGYLVRGTVRDPSKTRWLADHFDKTYGVGSFTLHEVAEITQDGAFDDVVDGADGIIHTLAITSLSPDPAHSVPQNVSATLSVLRSAARSPTIRRFVYTSSSGAAAMPRPGVPYTVDPDTYNHQAVEIAYSGKGPGGMAGGYIAYSAAKTKAELELWRWYRENKPGFVLNSIVPNAALGKVLLPGHQGFPTVVGVLKNLWDGKLTPEFAAMFPAQWFCDVVDIARIHIAALLFPDVQSERLIAYADRFNINDLLAVFREVQPDRSFPDDLPDLASDKGIVANERATELMRRLQGGKGWTSLRDCIAPLAGQYAAAEAGSK encoded by the exons ATGTCCGACCCCCCCCGTGAATCGTCACCGGCCCTGCCCCTCGGCTCGAGGATCGTCATcaccggcgccaacggcTTCATCGCGagccacatcgccgaccagctcctcgcccGCGGCTACCTCGTCCGCGGCACCGTCCGCGACCCCAGCAAGACCCGCTGGCTCGCCGACCACTTTGACAAGACCTATGGCGTCGGGAGCTTCACCCTCcacgaggtcgccgagatCACTCAGGACGGCGCGtttgacgacgtcgtcgatg GTGCCGACGGCATAATCCACACCCTCGCCATCACTTCCCTCTCCCCGGACCCCGCGCACTCCGTCCCCCAGAACGTGTCCGCGACCCTCTCTGTCCTCcgctccgccgcccgctcCCCCACCATCAGACGCTTCGTCTacacctcctcctccggcgccgccgccatgcccAGGCCCGGCGTGCCCTATACCGTCGACCCCGACACGTACAACcaccaggccgtcgagatcGCGTATTCCGGAAAGGGCCCCGGCGGCATGGCCGGCGGCTACATCGCCTACTCGGCCGCCAAGACCAAGGCTGAGTTGGAGCTCTGGAGGTGGTATCGCGAGAATAAGCCCGGATTTGTGTTGAATTCAA TCGTCCCCAACGCCGCCTTAGGCAaggtcctcctccccggACACCAAGGCTTCCCaaccgtcgtcggcgtcctgaAGAACCTCTGGGACGGGAAGTTGACGCCCGAGTTCGCCGCCATGTTCCCGGCTC AATGGTTctgcgacgtcgtcgacattGCCAGAATCCACATCGCAGCCCTCCTTTTCCCTGATGTCCAGTCCGAGCGTCTCATCGCCTACGCCGATCGCTTCAACATCAAcgaccttctcgccgtcttcCGCGAGGTGCAGCCCGACCGGAGCTTCCCTGACGACCTGCCTGACCTCGCCTCCGACAAGGGCATTGTTGCCAACGAGAGGGCCACCGAGCTGATGAGGCGTCTACAGGGCGGCAAGGGCTGGACAAGCCTGCGAGATTGCATCGCGCCACTGGCTGGGCAGTATGCTGCCGCAGAAGCTGGCTCCAAGTAA